The Flavobacterium johnsoniae UW101 genomic interval GAAATTATAAAATTGAGCCTCAATAATTAAAAACGTTTCACGTGGAACACAATATATTTAACCTTAAAAACATGTTTCACGTGGAACATATCTCTAATTTTTATAGATGTTTAATTACTGTTCCACGTGAAACATTGCAATTTTTTCATCTTCTTTCGAACGCATTAGTTCAGCATCTGCATCACTTTTATCTTTATATCCACAGTAATGTAATATACCGTGAGCAAGAACACGTTTCAATTCTTCTTCAAAAGAAACATTAAAATCTTTAGCGTTGTCCTCTACTCTTTCAACAGATACAAAAATATCTCCGCTTATTTCGTTACCAACTGTATAATCAAAACTAATAATATCAGTTAGTGTATCGTGGTTTAAATACTCAACATTTATTTTATGCAGGTATTCATCATCACAAAAAATATAATTTATTTCTCCCTCATTCTTCTCTTCAGAAACAATAACAGCGCTCAACCAATCTGTAAAAGCTTGTTCGTTGTCTAAAGAAAATTCGGTTTCGTAATTAAAGTTTATCATTTTGTATTAAAATATTCTTGAACCTTTTGATTAAAATTCGAGCGCAAAGGTAGCGATTGTCTATTTAAAATTTCTACACTATTTAAATAATCAGTTAATGAGCTTGGTAGAGCATTTGAACGATTAGAAAATTCAGTCTTATTTGTTTCAGATTGACGCTTCGTATCTTGACCTTGTTCCTGGACTGCATTGTTTAATTTTAATAGTTCTTGCTGAATATTTAAAATTCTCTGCAGGTTCTCATTCTTAAATCCTTTATTTAAAATCTGTTTTTCTGAAGCTTTCATCTGTTCTATTGCAGATCTTCCTTGAGCATCTAATCCTTTTTTAGCTAACTCTTTTTGTAAAGCTTCACGAAGTTTAACCTGCTCTTTGTAAATCTCCATTATCTTTTCAGCATCTCCTTCTCCATCTTCGCCTTCATTTCCATCCTTTCCTTTTCCACCTTCTTTACTTCCTTGTCCATTTTTACCCTGACCATTTTTACCTTCTTTACCATTTCCTTCTTTTCCTTGCCCGCTGTCCTGACCTTGTTTTCCTTCTCCACTTTTTCCCTGCTGCCCACTTCCTGGTTTGTCTCCGGGTTTCATTCCTTCTTTCATTTTATCAGCAAGACCTTTTTGTTTTTGAATAATATCTGGTAATTGCATCCCTTGCCCATCCCCTGGTTTTGGTTTTCCAGTTCCCGGTTTTGACATTTGCATCTGCATATTATTTAAAAGATCACTTAAAAAATCGGCTAATTTGTTTGCAGATGAAACAGCATATTGCTGATGCGAAACTCCTTTTGGGATTTGAACATCGGTTAAAACTTCAATTGCTTTATCCATATTATATTGTACGTTGCCAATTTCCTTCGTAACATCTTCAGCTATTTTTGGATTTCTAAGAGACATTGCAAACAAACTATCATCTACATGACGGAACTGTTGTTTTAAATTCTGCTGAATTTTTATGTTCTTTGTATAGGCTGAAGAACCTAATTTCATCGATTTAAATTGTTTCATAACATCTTCCTGAGATAATGAAAAAGCTAAAAGGTTATCCAGAATCTGACGAAGCATGGCAACATCTTCTACTAATTGTTCCTGTTCTCCGCCTTCCATACTTGAACTCATTTGCTCTGCCATAGACTTCATTTTCTTTGAAGCACTTTTTTGTTTTGGCTTAGCCGAAGAAGTATTCTTTTTATTTAATTCTTCTGAAGCTTTATTCAAATCATTCTCTACGTCTTTTTCTTTAGAAGCATCTTTAGGAATATCTAATGGAGATTTCAAACTATTGTTTTCGTCTTTCAAATCTTTAAGATCTTCTTTGATTTTATCAAATGATTTATTGATATCGTCCTGCTTCTCTTTTGTGTTTTCTACATCTTTATTAGAAAGCTGTTCTTGTTTTTCGGCTAACTTATTTAGCTTCTCTGCAACCTGCTCTGCTTTCTTTTCTACATAAAAACGTTTCGTTAATTCAACTAATTGTTCTAAATTACGAGATTGGTTTTTGCTGATTTGTTTAAACTTTTCCATCTTATCAAACAACTCATCGCTGTTTAATTTATCATTTAAGTTCTTCAACTCATCCATCAATTTTTGATTTTTCTCTAAATCTTTCTCGGCATTATCTAAACGCTTTTGTAAATCTTCGGCAGTTTTATCTTTCTTATCGGTATTGTATTTATCTAAATTCTTGTTCATTTTTTCAGCAAACTGCTTCATTATTTCGTCTTGCTGTTTCTGACGTTTGATAAAATCATTTACTTTTTGCTGATCTTTAAACTCTAAATTATCTTTTTCTTTTCCGGCATTTTTTAGTTTATCCATTTCAGAAAATTGCTTTTCCTGATTCTTTAATGATTTAGATAAACTATTAATGTTAGCATTTTGCTGTTTCAGTTCTGCATCCTGAATTTCATCTGTAGTAGAAACTCGGTCTGAAAACGTAGAAGATTTTGTACTCTTAAATCCGTGCAATGCATCGTTATCAAAAACCTCAAAATAGTATTCATAAGATACTCCTTCTTCTACTGCAAGATTACTCGGGAAGTTAAAAACAAACTGATCGAATACTGCCTGCTTTACTGGAATGGTTCCGCGTTTTGCAGTTTGTGGTTTGCCATGTTCGTAATACACAATCTGCAATTTTGATAAACCGTAGTCATCACCAAGTCTTCCTAAAACATAATTCTTATCTAATTTTAAACTATCCGGAGCTGGCGAAACAGTGATTGTTGGATGCTGATCTTTAATAACTGACAGCTGATAGTCTAATTTCTCGTAGTTTTTAACCTTATTATTCGAAGTAAGGATTTGATATTCTGTATTTTGATTGATCTTTTTAGCTAATTTAAACTCATTTTCGGCCTTATTAAACTTCAAAATTGAGTTATCATCTTTCCAAACTACCTCTTGAGTCGACTGCGTTTTCATTTTCCAGGTTACAATTGTTCCTTCTGGTACGATTGTATTTCCGGTTCCCTGAATCGTTTCTGATTTCTTTTTTAGGTAAGATGGAAAATTCAAAACCATTTCGAAGTTGGCAATCGATGGAACTGTAATAACTTTTAATTCATATTCATTTGATGAAACTGAATTTCCTTCAAATGAAAACTGAACATCTGATGTAGGTTTTTCGATCTTAAATTCAAACTTTCCGGTTTGAGAAGATTCCATAAAATAGCTTTCGTTACCAATATGGATCATTACATTTTCTGGAACTACGTTTCCTTCTGTTTCAACTTTTACAATAAAATCTTTGTTTTGTTCTGTTTGAAGTTTGTCATTTAGAACCACAAATTTGAAAGGAGCCGGCGGTAAAAACGAAGCATTAAAATGTACTACTCTATTAAAACTCTGAGAAATTATATTGCTGTTTCCAGAAACAAAAAAGACTGCAAACAATAAAACCGGAATCAAAGCCAAAGGTAAATACTTCTTGTTTGATTTATAATTGATGGCATTTCCAAATGGAATTGGCTGCAATGAATTTGCTTTTTGTTCAATCGAAGCCAACATTAATTCTGAACTTTCAGCAGAATTTTCGTTTGAAGAAAGCTGTAAAAAGTTTGTCAGCTTATCACTTACTTCTGTAAAATGATTTCCAATAATAGCTGAAGCCTGATTATAATCGATTCCCTTTTGAAGTTTGAACAACTTAAAAATTGGAAACAAAATAAAACGAAACAACAGAAAAACTTCTACTGCAATAAATATCCAGAATAAAAGGGTTCTTCCTAATGGTTTAAGCCAAAGAAAATACTCAATAAAAAGTGTAAACAGGAAATACAAAAGTCCAAAACCAATAAAAAGAAGTCCTCCTTTTATCAATTCATTCATATAATATTTCTTTATAAATCCTTCTAACTTCTGATATATTGCAGATGATGTTTTCAAAATAAAATCTCTTTTAATTATAACCCATAAAAGTAGTAATTATAACGATAAGTCTGAAAGCCAAAAGTCGAAAGTCAAAAGTTTAGCACACAGCTAAAAACCTTTCAAACTTTCGACTTTTGGCTTTTGACTAATATCGTATCTTTGCATCAAAATTTAAACAAAATGTCAAAGCAAGTTCGAGTGCGTTTTGCACCAAGTCCGACTGGACCATTACATATTGGCGGAGTTCGTACTGCCCTATTTAATTATTTATTTGCAAAAAAACATAACGGTGTTTTTTATCTGAGAATTGAAGATACAGATCAGACACGTTTTGTTCCAGGTGCCGAAGCTTATATTATGGAAGCACTGGAATGGTTAGGAATTTCTCCTGAAGAAACTGTTGGAAAAAATGAAAAATTTGGTCCGTACAGACAAAGTGATCGTAAAGATTTATACCAAAAATATGCAGATCAATTGATCAATTCAGGCTGGGCGTATTATGCTTTTGATACTCCAGAAGCTCTTGATGCACATAGAAAACAACACGAAGCTGAAGGAAAAACATTTATTTATAATCATCACAACCGTGAAAAATTAGATACATCTTTAGTAATTTCTGCAGAAGAAACTGCTAAAAGAATTGCAAATGGAGAACATTATGTGATTCGTTTTAAAACTCCGGTTGATGAAACTTTACATTTAAAAGATATCATTCGTGGTGATGTTAAGTTTGAAACGAACTTGCTTGATGATAAAGTTCTTTTTAAAAGTGACGGAATGCCGACGTATCATTTAGCGAATATTGTGGATGATCATTTGATGGAAACTTCACATGTTATTCGTGGTGAAGAATGGTTACCATCTATGCCTCTTCACGTTTTATTATACAGAGCTTTTGGCTGGGATGCTCCAGAATTTGCACATTTGCCTTTGATTTTAAAACCTGTTGGAAACGGAAAATTATCGAAAAGAGATGGTGATAAATTAGGATTTCCGGTGTTTCCATTAGAGTGGAAAACGGAAGAAGGCGTTTCATCTGGATACAGAGAGAAAGGATTTTTCCCGGAAGCAGTTGTAAACTTCCTTGCTTTGTTAGGTTGGAATGATGGAACTGATAAAGAATTATTTTCTCTTGAAGAATTAGTTGAAGCTTTTGACTTAAACCGAGTTCATAAAGCAGGAGCAAAATTTGATCCTGAAAAAAACAAATGGTTCAATCACCAATATTTAATCAAACAAAATGATGCTGATTTAGCAAAGAGCTTCTCTACAATTTTAGAAGAAAAAGGCTTCTCTACTCCGCTCGAAGTGACAACTCGTATTGTTTCTTTGATTAAAGAAAGAGCTCATTTCGTTTCTGAATTTTGGGATTTAACTGATTTCTTTTTTCAGGCACCATCATCTTATGATGAAAAAGCAAGTAAAAACTGGAAAGAAGAAACTCCAGCTTTAATGAAAGAATTGATTTCGGTTCTTGAAAATATTGAAGATTTTACTTCTGCAAACATTGAAACTATTGTAAAAGAATGGTTAACTAAAAACGAAATTGGAATGGGTAAAGTAATGCAGCCTTTCCGTTTAAGTTTGGTTGGAGCTCTTAAAGGTCCTCACCTATTTGACATTGTAGAAATCATTGGAAAAGAAGAAACTGTTTCAAGAATTCAGAAAGCAATTTCTGCTTTATAAAAATATTTTACCATTAAGATATTAAGTTAATTAAGCATTTCTTGGTGGTAAAAAACAGAACTTAAAAGTTCATAAAGCTAAGCTTAATTCTCTTGACAAAGTTTTGATCTTAATTTTCTTAATACCTTAATGGTTAAAAAAACAAACGCTAAGCAACATCTCAAAAATGTTCTTAGCGTTTTTTTAATGTTTTAAAATTTTAATTTAGAAGAATTTTCGTAATTTACCAAAATCAAAAATATAAACTATATCACCATGAGTACAGCATTTATTATCTTTTTAGTATTGGCATTCTTCATTTTCATGTCGTCTTTCTTTACAGTAAAACAGCAGTCTTCTGTAATTATCGAAAGATTTGGAAAATTTCAGAGTGTTAGAAATTCAGGATTACAGCTTAAAATTCCGTTAGTTGACAGATTGGCCGGACGTGTAAATCTTAAAATTCAACAGTTAGATGTTATCATCGAAACGAAAACCAGAGACAACGTTTTTATTAAAATGAAAGTTTCTGTTCAGTTTAAAGTTATTCAGGAAAAAGTATACGAAGCTTTTTATAAACTGGAATATCCACACGATCAAATTACTTCTTATGTATTTGATGTGGTTCGTGCCGAGGTTCCAAAATTAAAATTAGATGATGTTTTTGAAAGAAAAGATGATATCGCAGTTGCAGTTAAACGTGAATTGAACGAAGCAATGTCTACTTATGGATATGACATTATCAATACATTGGTTACAGACATTGACCCGGACATTCAGGTAAAAAATGCAATGAACAGAATCAATGCTGCTGACAGAGAAAAAACCGCTGCAGAATTTGAAGCAGAAAGTTCAAGAATTAGAATCGTTGCTAAAGCAAAAGCTGAAGCAGAAAGTAAACGTTTACAAGGTCAAGGTATTGCAGATCAGCGTCGTGAAATTGCAAGAGGTCTTGTAGAAAGTGTTGAAGTTTTAAACAGTGTTGGAATTAATTCTCAAGAAGCTTCTGCCCTAATTGTAGTTACTCAGCATTATGATACTTTACAAGCAATTGGAGCTGATGCTAATTCTAATTTAATTTTGTTACCAAATTCTCCACAAGCTGGAAGTGACATGTTAAATAATATGGTTGCTTCATTTTCTGCATCGAACCAGGTTGGTGAAATGATGAAAAAGCACAATAAAAAGATAGAGAAACCAAAACCTATTCAACCGCAATCTGGTTATGAAGATGACATTCAACCAGATGTTCATTCATAATTTTAAAATAAAAAAGAGGCTTAACTGCCTCTTTTTTTATTTATAAACCAGCCAATTACATAAGGTAAAATGGATTGTAAAATACTTGTATAAGAATTTGAAAAGTAATCTGTATAAGATGAAACGAATCCGTTTACAATATTTTGTGTTGTTATGCTTTCTTTAGTTTTCTGAAAACTCAAAACTAATTTCTGATAATTGATATCTTTTTCAAGTTTTAGAATTTCTAAATCTCTGTCGATTTCAGCGTAAGACGAGTATTTTTTCTTTTCCATAATCTTTAATCGTTAAAAAATATTTCTGAAAATTTCTCTAAAATCGGACCTTCGACAATCTTATCTTTTATCAAGAAAAGTAAAATAGTAAATAAAAGATAGATCCCTCCTACTGCTAAAAATCCTAAAGCATTGCTTCCAAATAAATCTCCAAAAGCATACGCAGCTGCAAAAGATCCAAAAAGTAAAACCATACTAAAACACAATAATATCAAAGTAAATTTGAAAATTAAAGTTGTGGATTTCATGGCTACTTTAAAACCCCAAAGTTTGTAGTAAGCTAAATGACTATCTATATAAACTTTAGTCTGATCCTGAATTTTTTCAGTATTTTCTCTTAACTCTTCAAATGCCATAATTAGTTTTTTAAATAAAAAAAGCACAAAACTCTCTTAAAAATAAGCAAGTTATGTGCTTTTGTATTAGATATTATTTTTGAAGTTTAGCGTTCTGCGCTTTTAAATCAGCCAATTTAGATTCTAAAAAAGTGATCACTTCTTCTGTTTTATGACTTACATTTGAAAGTAAATCATTCAAAGTTCCGTCAAGATTGTGCGTTGCATTTGTAAACTTTTCACGAAGTACTTCAGAACTTGCTTCAAAAGAATCCTGCAAATTATGTTTTGCATCATCAATTCCTTCTTTAATTTTAGCTCTCGTTTTTGATCCTTTATCCGGAGCAAATAAAATTCCGATCGCCGCTCCTACTGCAGCACCAGCCAAAATCGCTGCAATTGTATTTGAATTATTTGACATGATATTTATATTTAAAGTGATTAATAAAGATACTTCTTTTTTAAAATGCTAAACTTCAAAATTTAAAATTTAACAATATAATTAATACACATACGAAACTGCTTCATACTTACCGTCAGCTTTTTCAATAATACTCACAAAAGGATAACCATTTGAAGCTGACTTAGATTTGATTCTCATAGCAGTCTGTTTTTGATTTGCAATTGGCGGTTCACCTTTTGTCCTTGTCGAAACACCTGTAAAACTAGCAGCCTGTTTCAGTCCTATTGTCTTTTCCTGAGGCAAAACAGTTACCATTTTGTAATCGTCTTTTGAATCTACTATTATCTTATCTGAAATTTTCTGAGTTTGTTTGGTTTGTTTATTAGTAATTTGAGAAACAGCATATTTGCTAATTTTAACTTCTTCAGAACTTCCGTTCAAGGAATAATAAATTAAACCATTTTCGTTTTTAATGAAATTAACATCTAGTTGTTCCCCATTGTGTTTTGTAATTTGATGTGTTTGAGAAATTGCAATATTTGCAAATAACATCGCCAGCGTAAAATATAAAATTTTCATGATAATTGGATTTTAAGTTTAATAATTAAAATTTGTCAGATTGAATTACAAAAACAATAATGACCTAAAACTAATGCTATGGAAATTTCATAATTATGAAGTAATTTGAAAAATACCTTTTACGCGAAATATTATCAAAACCACATCACAATAAAAAACAGAACATAAAATTGTCTTTTCAAGAATTCAGGTTTGAATTAATAAATCAAATAAAAAATTGTCTTTTTTAATTGTAAATAATAATCAATTTAGAATCTCTTCGGAAATATCAATTTTCTATAAAATCATCTCTGACTTTTGGTATTGAGTTAAAAATAGCAACTTTATAAACAATTGTGTGTTAACAAGCCGTTAAACTGACAAAAATAACAGCAAAAAGTTAAATAAAAGCTTTAAATAAACAATAATTCAAAAAATGAATTATCTATTTACCGTTTTTAAAAAGCGTCTTAAAAACGATTTATGGAGGTGAAAAACGATTTATAAAAACTATTATTTTCTATTCTATAATCAATTATATTAATAATAAGTAAAAACTAAATTATAATATTTATCAATTAATAAAATCTATAAAATAAGAAGAAAAAGTAAAAACATAAAAAATAAGAAAAAACTTAATTATTTATTTTTTATAAAAGATGGAAAAACAGAGATAAAAAAATTATAAAATCTCTATCAAACGAAAAGTTAATCCATTCATTATTTCATAAACTAAAAGATAAAATTTTTTAAAATTAAAATATACTATAAATTTAAATATTAATAGTTTTCATAAATAATAAATAAAACAATATAAAATTATAATATATTATCATTAAAATTTATAATACAAACATTCTCTAGAAAAAGATGGCTTAAAAATTATAAAAACTTAAATAAAGAGATTTAATGAATTAATATTTAAAAAATGAATCAGTTATCCGGAAAATTTTAATTCTTCTTTAAAATAAAAATATAAAAGTCAATTTTAATTCAATAAAATTATAATAAAAACATATATAATAGATTTTATAAATAATAATTAAAATAAATTTAAAAATAATTTTATATTGCATAAATTTATAACATAAAGTATTGTAGAAAAAATTGAGCTCAAAAAAATTAAAAATTGAAATAAAGCTATTAAATCAATTTAAATTCAAAAAATAGGTTAGTTATCCAATAAATTTTAATTCTTCTTTAAAATAAAAATATGAAAGCCAATTTTAATCTACTAAAATTATAATTTTAAAAATTTAATAGATTTTATATATAATAAAAAAAGCGCTTTTAAAAAGCGCTTTTTTATAGATTTTAATTATGTTTTACTTTTTTACCATTTCAGATAAAATTTCAATTTCTCTCTCCGAAGCATTTTTTGGAGGATTTGAATATAATTTTAAAATTTCATCATCATACTGATTTTTGAAACTTTCACTTTCAATATCTCTTAAATTTAAAAGTCCTTTTGATCTAACATAAGTTGATTCACTTTTTAAAGACATTGAATATAATTTCTTAATATCATCTTCCTCAAAATCAGTTGATTTCCAGCTAGAATATTTCAAAATAAACTGAGAAAACAACAACGAAGCTTTATTATTGTTGATGTTTTTCTTTAAAGAATTCTGTAAAAGTGAAAAAGTAGAGATATTTTTGATGTTCTCCCCTATTGCACTTTCAATTGCAATTCTCTCCGGTTTAGTCTCAACTTTAAAATATTTGTTGATATCTTTCAAAGAATTATTAATGCTGTTTTCTTCTTTTTTACCCTTTTCTTCCCAAGCATCTTTTAGTCCAACCGTTTTGTTAAATACTAATTTTGAAGGAGTTGAGTCTTTATCAACAGTAAAATAACCTAAACGTTGAAACTGAAATTTATCTTCATTTTGAGCTGTTGATAAACTTGGTTCAACATATCCAGTTACAATTTCTAACGAATTTGGATTCACAAAATCTAAGAAATTCTTCTCTTTATAACTGTCCGGAGCTTCATCTGTAAACAAACGATCGTACAAACGAACTTCTGCTTCTAATGCATGTTTGATAGAAACCCAATGCAATGTTCCAGACACTTTTCTTTGGCTTGCTTCTGTTCCGCTTCCGCTTAAAGAATCGGTATCATATGTTACATGAATCTCTGTAATATTTCCGTTTTCATCTTTTATAACTGATTCACCTTTAATGATATAAGCATTTTTAAGACGAACTTCTTTTCCTAAAGTCAAACGGAAAAACTTAGCTGGAGCTTCTTCCAAAAAGTCTTCTCTTTCGATGTATAATTCACGAGAAAAAGGCACTTTTCTGAAACCTGCATTTTCATCTTCCTGATTGTTTTCAGCTTCTAACCACTCTCCTTTTCCTTCTGGATAATTTGTAATTACCAATTTTACAGGATCTAAAACAGCCATTACACGAGGTGCAATTTTGTTCAAATCTTCACGAATACAAAATTCTAAAACCGATACATTGATCAAATTATCGCGTTTTGCAATACCAATTGTGTTAGCAAAATTACGTAAAGAAGCAGCTGTATAACCACGTCTTCTTAACCCGGAAATGGTTGACATTCTTGGATCATCCCAACCGTTAACATGCTTTTCTTTAACTAGTTGCTGTAATTTTCTTTTACTAACAACAGTATGTGATAAGTTACGTCTGGCAAATTCTCTTTGTTTTGGACGCAGCTTATTATCATCAAAAATCTGATCTAAAAACCAATCGTATAATTCACGGTGAGGCAAGAATTCAAGTGTACAAAATGAGTGAGAAATTTGTTCTAAATAATCACTTTGTCCGTGTGCCCAATCGTACATTGGATAGATTTTCCAAGCATCTCCAGTTCTGTGGTGATGTTTGTGTAAAATTCTGTACATGATAGGATCACGCATTAACATGTTTGTTGATTTCATGTCAATTTTTGCACGAAGAATATGAGT includes:
- the ybeY gene encoding rRNA maturation RNase YbeY, with amino-acid sequence MINFNYETEFSLDNEQAFTDWLSAVIVSEEKNEGEINYIFCDDEYLHKINVEYLNHDTLTDIISFDYTVGNEISGDIFVSVERVEDNAKDFNVSFEEELKRVLAHGILHYCGYKDKSDADAELMRSKEDEKIAMFHVEQ
- a CDS encoding DUF4175 family protein, whose translation is MKTSSAIYQKLEGFIKKYYMNELIKGGLLFIGFGLLYFLFTLFIEYFLWLKPLGRTLLFWIFIAVEVFLLFRFILFPIFKLFKLQKGIDYNQASAIIGNHFTEVSDKLTNFLQLSSNENSAESSELMLASIEQKANSLQPIPFGNAINYKSNKKYLPLALIPVLLFAVFFVSGNSNIISQSFNRVVHFNASFLPPAPFKFVVLNDKLQTEQNKDFIVKVETEGNVVPENVMIHIGNESYFMESSQTGKFEFKIEKPTSDVQFSFEGNSVSSNEYELKVITVPSIANFEMVLNFPSYLKKKSETIQGTGNTIVPEGTIVTWKMKTQSTQEVVWKDDNSILKFNKAENEFKLAKKINQNTEYQILTSNNKVKNYEKLDYQLSVIKDQHPTITVSPAPDSLKLDKNYVLGRLGDDYGLSKLQIVYYEHGKPQTAKRGTIPVKQAVFDQFVFNFPSNLAVEEGVSYEYYFEVFDNDALHGFKSTKSSTFSDRVSTTDEIQDAELKQQNANINSLSKSLKNQEKQFSEMDKLKNAGKEKDNLEFKDQQKVNDFIKRQKQQDEIMKQFAEKMNKNLDKYNTDKKDKTAEDLQKRLDNAEKDLEKNQKLMDELKNLNDKLNSDELFDKMEKFKQISKNQSRNLEQLVELTKRFYVEKKAEQVAEKLNKLAEKQEQLSNKDVENTKEKQDDINKSFDKIKEDLKDLKDENNSLKSPLDIPKDASKEKDVENDLNKASEELNKKNTSSAKPKQKSASKKMKSMAEQMSSSMEGGEQEQLVEDVAMLRQILDNLLAFSLSQEDVMKQFKSMKLGSSAYTKNIKIQQNLKQQFRHVDDSLFAMSLRNPKIAEDVTKEIGNVQYNMDKAIEVLTDVQIPKGVSHQQYAVSSANKLADFLSDLLNNMQMQMSKPGTGKPKPGDGQGMQLPDIIQKQKGLADKMKEGMKPGDKPGSGQQGKSGEGKQGQDSGQGKEGNGKEGKNGQGKNGQGSKEGGKGKDGNEGEDGEGDAEKIMEIYKEQVKLREALQKELAKKGLDAQGRSAIEQMKASEKQILNKGFKNENLQRILNIQQELLKLNNAVQEQGQDTKRQSETNKTEFSNRSNALPSSLTDYLNSVEILNRQSLPLRSNFNQKVQEYFNTK
- the gltX gene encoding glutamate--tRNA ligase; its protein translation is MSKQVRVRFAPSPTGPLHIGGVRTALFNYLFAKKHNGVFYLRIEDTDQTRFVPGAEAYIMEALEWLGISPEETVGKNEKFGPYRQSDRKDLYQKYADQLINSGWAYYAFDTPEALDAHRKQHEAEGKTFIYNHHNREKLDTSLVISAEETAKRIANGEHYVIRFKTPVDETLHLKDIIRGDVKFETNLLDDKVLFKSDGMPTYHLANIVDDHLMETSHVIRGEEWLPSMPLHVLLYRAFGWDAPEFAHLPLILKPVGNGKLSKRDGDKLGFPVFPLEWKTEEGVSSGYREKGFFPEAVVNFLALLGWNDGTDKELFSLEELVEAFDLNRVHKAGAKFDPEKNKWFNHQYLIKQNDADLAKSFSTILEEKGFSTPLEVTTRIVSLIKERAHFVSEFWDLTDFFFQAPSSYDEKASKNWKEETPALMKELISVLENIEDFTSANIETIVKEWLTKNEIGMGKVMQPFRLSLVGALKGPHLFDIVEIIGKEETVSRIQKAISAL
- a CDS encoding SPFH domain-containing protein — its product is MSTAFIIFLVLAFFIFMSSFFTVKQQSSVIIERFGKFQSVRNSGLQLKIPLVDRLAGRVNLKIQQLDVIIETKTRDNVFIKMKVSVQFKVIQEKVYEAFYKLEYPHDQITSYVFDVVRAEVPKLKLDDVFERKDDIAVAVKRELNEAMSTYGYDIINTLVTDIDPDIQVKNAMNRINAADREKTAAEFEAESSRIRIVAKAKAEAESKRLQGQGIADQRREIARGLVESVEVLNSVGINSQEASALIVVTQHYDTLQAIGADANSNLILLPNSPQAGSDMLNNMVASFSASNQVGEMMKKHNKKIEKPKPIQPQSGYEDDIQPDVHS
- a CDS encoding DUF6327 family protein, with the translated sequence MEKKKYSSYAEIDRDLEILKLEKDINYQKLVLSFQKTKESITTQNIVNGFVSSYTDYFSNSYTSILQSILPYVIGWFINKKRGS
- a CDS encoding YtxH domain-containing protein, coding for MSNNSNTIAAILAGAAVGAAIGILFAPDKGSKTRAKIKEGIDDAKHNLQDSFEASSEVLREKFTNATHNLDGTLNDLLSNVSHKTEEVITFLESKLADLKAQNAKLQK
- a CDS encoding glutamine--tRNA ligase/YqeY domain fusion protein, which encodes MASEEKSLNFIEQIIEEDVKSGLSNTKLRFRFPPEPNGYLHIGHASSIALNFGLGIDYQSPVNLRFDDTNPEKEEQEFVDAIKKDVEWLGYTWAEECYASDYFQQLYDWAVFLIKKDKAYVDSQTSEEMAIQKGTPTTPGTDSPYRNRSVEENLDLFERMKNGEFEAGTHILRAKIDMKSTNMLMRDPIMYRILHKHHHRTGDAWKIYPMYDWAHGQSDYLEQISHSFCTLEFLPHRELYDWFLDQIFDDNKLRPKQREFARRNLSHTVVSKRKLQQLVKEKHVNGWDDPRMSTISGLRRRGYTAASLRNFANTIGIAKRDNLINVSVLEFCIREDLNKIAPRVMAVLDPVKLVITNYPEGKGEWLEAENNQEDENAGFRKVPFSRELYIEREDFLEEAPAKFFRLTLGKEVRLKNAYIIKGESVIKDENGNITEIHVTYDTDSLSGSGTEASQRKVSGTLHWVSIKHALEAEVRLYDRLFTDEAPDSYKEKNFLDFVNPNSLEIVTGYVEPSLSTAQNEDKFQFQRLGYFTVDKDSTPSKLVFNKTVGLKDAWEEKGKKEENSINNSLKDINKYFKVETKPERIAIESAIGENIKNISTFSLLQNSLKKNINNNKASLLFSQFILKYSSWKSTDFEEDDIKKLYSMSLKSESTYVRSKGLLNLRDIESESFKNQYDDEILKLYSNPPKNASEREIEILSEMVKK